GTCTACACCGGGTCTACACCGGGTCTACACCGGGTCTACACCGGGTCtacaccgggtctaaaccgggtctaaaccgggtctaaaccgggtctaaaccgggtctaaaccaagtctaaaccaagtctaaaccaagtctaaaccaagtctaaaccgaCATTAAGCAGTGATTCTAAAAATTAAATCACAAATATGGCTTGAACCCAAAATAGTCCTGAGTACCACCACAGGTCCTTGGGCCACACTTTGAGAACCGTTGTGTTAAAGAAAAAGGGCTGGAACAAACAAGGAATGGACAAGTCCTATGCACCATTTTCATAACCCAGGTCGTATTGTACTGTCTTGTATTGGTTTGGATTTCCATTTTGTAACATTTAAACTTGATATTTCAATTAATAGACAATAGTACTTTTAGGATATAGGCATGTAGAGGAGTTAAAGTATCTCTTTGCTTCTCATATTGTTGCACATCAACAAACTTAATATTATGGAACAGACCTTTTTTCTTGAAATGCACAGAAGATCTCCTGCTAGATTTCTCCTTTTTATAATCAATCTACAATCAATTAACACTAAACCAATAAAATATTGCCTAGGATCCATAATTTAGTATTTTACAAAGGTCATCGTTGAATATCTCAGAGTTCATGATTGACCGGTGGACTTGCCAATCAGGGAAATGCATGGTGCagtgtatcaaaacaaatatagctgctatgaggaaaaaagaaagggaaaaaaaataccacaggggactgaaaaacgtTGCAGATTTCTACATAATCACTGTCTCTATAAAACATGCAgaaagatatcattctggacttgccaggcaaaattttaaaaaaaacgtaTGTCCCCAAAATATTGCAATTTGTTGATGTAGTGCTGCGGAAGAAGCAAACTGTCATCTCTTACTTtatttgctgtattttaaagtgccttcaaacttattttaaacattttgttcaAAGCCATTGATGTTGCACACATTGCTGTTCCATGTATTGTGTCCATGTCAAGTGTTCGTACAAATATTTCTTTAAGCTGACAAGACAAACTAATATAGTAACAATTTTACTTTCTGAATTTGCTATCAAACTTTCTCTTCAGTTTTGCACAATTGTTTTCATGTAAACTCAGGGCAGACCAAATCTAACTCTCCTTTATTGCCAAAATTACTTATTTTTTCTGGTTAACTGCATTGAGTTGCGGTACTGTGAATGTCCAAAATGGTTCCTTGTCAAGTTAGTTGCGTTTGGTTAATAGTTCTTTCTACTTCCTACTCATTCTACACAATACCTTGGAAAACTATTGTCTTAAgccttgattttaaaatgtctcagGTTTTTCTGAAATCTGTGCAACATTAGATGTATTGAAATAGGGCTAAAATttgtattaataaaacaaattgtgaacaagacccttaTCTGTGTTGCTTTTTattcaaacaacaacaaagtactATACAAGCTTTGTGTTTAAATATAGGTTTACACAAGTCAGATGATTTATGTAATAGTTAAACTGACGTTCCAAAATATCCagtatgttttacatttttaaatgttgctAATACTTTTGGGTGGATAGTTATTACATTGCAGGGACTAAAATCTATACACACTCAGTTCATGGGGACATACCTCTTTTATGGGGACACATATTAGGTCCCCATAACATACTTTGTCATTAGATCAACGATATGCTATATAGTTATTATATGGTTAAAATAGAATAAGATTAGAGTTTAGGTTAAGGTCAGGATTAGTCTCGAGGAAATGAGTGCaaatcaatgtaatgtccctaaAAGTATAGAAGCCCAACATCTATGAGCTATCCTcttacacactgtacacagaaGCATTACTATTGTCTTGTTTACGCATACATTCGTCTGACACTGAGTGAAGTGCAATTGCAGGCGGTGAGAACTtcttattttaacataaatttACTTCAATTTCCATGTATTTATTCAGATGTTAGAAAAAATATTTGGTCCTGAGATTTCAACTAATCAACGTAGGCCTCCGATAAACAGACCGACTAACAATCAGCGTATGTGCTGTCGTTTTAGTTGACAATTAAAGCTTGACATTAGGTCcacagcggaggaggaggaggaggtggagtccTGGAGGTGGTAGAAGCAAACTGTAAAAAGATGGTATAGTGTTAATTATGTCTGTGCACTAAATGttcactatggaacttttgtgTTGGAGGGTCTTCCACCTATTTGTGTCCACAGAGTTGTTAATGATTTGTTTAGAATGTTcaactgtatggcattaaaccgatcttcacaagcaggtggcgctacTACGCAAAGTTATAGgtttgatctgtggagaggcgagactGCTCAAAGTcagaatacatgttttcttGAGTAATAAAAGCACCaatgacaaaataaacactAGTTTAGTTTAAGGCCATACTATAGAACATAACTCAAATTTAGACTTACTTAAATTTAGACAAACTTTTGATCCAAAGGGAAATGACATGGGCACAGTATCTCCCGCAAAAtagcaatgcaataacatgtcCACTGAGACATAGAGGTGGTGGACCCCcgtcagaaaagttccacagagcAGCTTTAACAGTGCTCTTCAGTACCTGTGTTTCCTGCTGTGGGCAGTTAGAACAGCCCACAGTCCTTGAGGTTTTCTTTGATGATGATGTCAGTGACAGCGTCAAACACAAACTTGACGTTCTCCGTGTCTGTGGCGCAGGTCATGTGGGAGTAGATCTCTTTGATGTCTCTGCGCATGTTCAGGTCCAAAAACTGAATCTTTATGTAGTGACCAGCATCCTCGTAAGTGTTAGGACCTGCACAGAACAGGACTATTCAGTATGACACACAATCCCAAAACCAAATCGTGTTTAGGACATTGCTTAGGACAGGGCCTTTTTCACAGAGGGGAGCAtataaaaacatacttgaatCAAAATGCCACAGGTTAGCAATTAATACAGTGGATCGTTTAGATAAGTGTATCCAGTTCTTTATAATAACATGGGTTAATTTCTGTGTTTATTGTTGAAGCTATGATCCTAGAATTACTTGCAAAAAAAGCACTGCCTAAGATAAACCCAAGCAGTTCTGAAATGCAACACATTGCCCTCACACTGACTCATAAACACATCAAAATTGTGATTATACTTTTACTAAATTCAAAACTAAtcctagactagaccaggacaagaacagggctaaaccaagtctgcatcaggactaaactgggctccaAATATAACCAAATCCCCATGACTAACACCTCAAATCACTGCTAATCAGCCTGGGGTTGTGATCTCTGGTGCCCCCTGGGGGATCATTGTCTTGATGCCTCAataaccaataataataataaaaatgtccatagtgaattaatttgaataaaCCCAGACCTTCCACATTCAGGCCTGCTCTGCACTCACCGTCGTACTCAGGGAAGCACATGCTCAGGTGAGCCTTCTTGATCTTCTCCACAAACACGTCCTTCTTGTTGAGGAACAGGACGATGGAGGTGGTGGCGAAGTAGCGGTGGTTACAGATGCTGTTGAACAAGTGCAGGCTCTCATGCATTCGGTTCTAAAACAGATTCATatgttattaaaggtgcactgtgtaacttttccagtggaggttACACCACCAGCAGAGGAAACACagtatttatgggtttcagcttcctgttataggtgacattttgaggactttccaAATTCCAGAAGatatgatattttatttgacAGTGTTAGTTCCTAGTTCCTTGCATTTAGTTAATTACagcgtttttattgctcaaaaataccttgaagtTCATGCGTTCTTAATATGAGCAGGGTCATCTCctcccagatctgacctgtaacttgatcacctgcttatctccatgtaTGATAAGACAGCTTTATACCAGCtttatactgcggaacattttcTGTGCAAAGTGATGAAGGAGGTGGCGTATCCTTCCACttgaaaagataaataaagagCATGTGATAAAATCTGTTCTCACCACTTCGTCGTCCTCCACCAGCACCATGTCATAGGCGCTCAGAGCCGCGATGAAGATGATGCAGGTCACTCCTTCAAAACAGTGGATCCACTTCTTCCTCTCTGACCTCTGTCCACCCACGTCAAACATCCTGAGAAGACACGTAATATAAGGTGTAACTGAAAGGTCCAGGATTCGAGGAAAGTgtagtttgtgaagaaaagttgagcTCTAGAAACAAATCCTCCCATCTATGTCATCATCATATGCAAATCtctgtttaaacatgtattgCAATTTAAAGGTTCAGAAAATAAAGAGGTTTATCAAATATATAAGACAATCAAATCATAAGTAGTGTGTAAATTAGCCACTTTTAGTTCCCCACTGTagggtaaaaaagtaaaaacctcGTCACGATTCTTAGTAAAATCCTGAGCCTGATGTTAACAATATTTTAGTGAAGTCAGTAGTCTAACCTGGAATATGCACTTTCATACTTTCATTTGTTATACCTGAAGTTAAGGTCTTTGAAGGAGAACTGGGTCTCGATGATACCAGTGGTCTTCACTCGAGATCGCAGCACGTCCTGCTCAGTGGGCACATACCCGGGCTGAATCAGACGCTCTAAATCGTTCAGATAGCTGAGGAGAAAATATAAGAGAGAGGTGAAGTTTTGCGCTGAAATGGAAGCAAATTCTATTCAAGACTTAGGCATCTTTCCCAAACACCTCCTAGCATACGCCTTCTCCAGTATCTTCTCACATATATATACTCATAAATGTTTCTCCTTACTATCCAGCAGAGTCGTTGAGCTGGTACTCGGAGGCGCGGTTCGAAGCACACCTGGATCCCAGAGTCCTTTCCACAGACGCAGGATGATGTCAGACAGCTCCTTCGGCATCGTGCCCTCCTCAATAGTGTCTGCCAAGTGCATCAGTTTCCTCGCATCATCCTAAAGGTACAAAAAGTTGAATATAGTTTGGTTTATACTAATGGAACATAGACAAGAaaagtcattttgtttgtatgaAAATTTGCtttgggtttcagctttctgcTACATTGTACAGtttctcattcaaaagatataatatttagttttacatcGTTGTGTCTTATTTGAgccaacctgtcaggagcagtgcgacccatctccagatcttgagctaggcttgttCAGGACTATCTTTTACCTACTGTGCATTTTGTGTTATTCTGTGCCTGTTTACCGCCTGGTCCTGGTGTCCATAGTTGATGTTGAGTGTGTTCATGGCTTTGACAATGGCCATGATGGACTGCAGCGTGTTACTGTAGATGATCGTAATGAACTCCAGACACTCCTCCAGCGAGTAACCATCTTTGTGGATAATTCTGTTAGGAGAATCATGGTCCAAATATTTAGACTAGAAATCAAAAACTAAATaagagaaatgaaaaaaaaaaaaacaacaaaaaacttacTTCATCTGTTTCACAATTGTGCTTTTGCCCGACTCTCCAGCACCTGAACAATTagaatatgtttaatgtttcAGTTTATTGCTGCTCTACTGCTCtcaatttgaggaaaataacatTGTAGAAAATATGGATGGAAATTAAATGAAAGCTAAACAAATCCAAGCCAATGGAAGTTTGTCATGGCCAAAAAAGAAgagttttaattaattaaatttattattattataattttttttttttttgtgtattttcaaaTGGTGAGATGTAAAATTTTGTCTTGTTCTACGAATTTAACATATATACATCTAATCTTGTTTAATCCCGAGGCGCTGTCTATGACCTAATTATTGAGTAGTGATGACAAAGCGCAGTGCATTTTCTACGACTATTAcaattataacaaaatacatATTAGCTTAAAATGTTTAAGTGACATATTTGAATGTTTGCTGATGTGTTTGAATGTTTGCTGATGTATTTAAGCGTTTGTATGATGTTCGATGGACATTTTGAGGTGAGGTATTAGGTGTGTCCTTCAGTGATAAGCTCTTTGTATTGATGCTCTGTTGTTTCAAGATTAACATGGATTAATTCCACTGTTTGAACAAGGAGAGTGAAATCTGTTCAAACAAAACCATCTTTTATCctgtcacattttattactttttccaACTTTAAACTATTCTACCATGTGGTACATATAGGACCTTTCAGTGCAAAATAGAAATATATGTGTTTCAATCTTCTAAATTATTGAGAGCAAAATGCAGCATAGTACTGAGTATCATTTAAAGTATATTAGATAATATGTATTCCTCTTGTTTT
The sequence above is drawn from the Periophthalmus magnuspinnatus isolate fPerMag1 chromosome 5, fPerMag1.2.pri, whole genome shotgun sequence genome and encodes:
- the gnat1 gene encoding LOW QUALITY PROTEIN: guanine nucleotide-binding protein G(t) subunit alpha-1 (The sequence of the model RefSeq protein was modified relative to this genomic sequence to represent the inferred CDS: deleted 2 bases in 2 codons); translation: MGAGASAEEKRSRELEKKLKEDADKDARTVKLLLLGAGESGKSTIVKQMKIIHKDGYSLEECLEFITIIYSNTLQSIMAIVKAMNTLNINYGHQDQADDARKLMHLADTIEEGTMPKELSDIILRLWKDSGIQVCFNRASEYQLNDSAGYYLNDLERLIQPGYVPTEQDVLRSRVKTTGIIETQFSFKDLNFRMFDVGGQRSERKKWIHCFEGVTCIIFIAALSAYDMVLVEDDEVNRMHESLHLFNSICNHRYFATTSIVLFLNKKDVFVEKIKKAHLSMCFPEYDGPNTYEDAGHYIKIQFLDLNMRRDIKEIYSHMTCATDTENVKFVFDAVTDIIIKENLKDCGLF